From the genome of Bacillota bacterium:
ACGTTTGGAACAAGTTCCTCCTCTCGCCCTTGGAAATGCGAGCCTTCATCGACGAGGTCAACCACCCAAGGGTGGGCTCTTACATGGACGTGGGGAACGTGCTCGTTTCGGGCTACCCGGAGCATTGGATCAGGATCCTCGGCCCAAGGATACGCAAGGTCCACGTGAAGGACTTCAAGCTTGAGATCGGCAACATCCAAGGGTTCACCGACCTGCTCCGCGGCGATGTCAACTGGCCTGGAGTCATCTCGGCGCTCAGGGACGTCGGGTACGACGATTATCTCATTGCCGAGATCATGCCGCCGTACCGCTATTATGCCGAGAAGATGATCTACGACATCTCGTCGAGCCTGGACAGGATCATGGCCAAAGGCCCGGCGACCTCGCACCGGACTCGCGCTGAAAAGTGAAAGTATCGGAGATTCGTGGCGGTCTACCTGGAGCCCTTTTGGGTCCACATGCTAAGCATACAAGGGAGGGTTGAACTTGGTACGGATTGGGATTCTGGGATGCGGTTTCATCGGCAAGGTCCATGCCAAAGCATTCGCACACATACCCAACGCGAAAGTCGTAGCGGTGGCGGATCACGACAGCGGCCGCGCGAGGGAAGTGGCAGACGGGCTCGGCGCTGAGGTGGTCGCGACCGCGGATGATGTCCTGCATAGGCAAGACATCGATATGGTGGATGTGTGTCTTCCCACTTACCTCCACGCTCGTCACGTGATCGCCGCGGCTCGAGCCGGAAAGCACGTGCTCTGCGAGAAACCAATGGCTATGAACCTCGAGGAGGCCGACGCCATGATAGAGGCCGCCGAGCGTGCGGACGTCGCGTTCATGGTGGGCCACACGCTCCGGTTCTGGCCAGAGTACGTCACTATACGGGATCTCATACGTCAGGGTGAACTGGGACGGCCTGTCGCACTCGCGGCCGCGCGCCTCGGAACACAGCCGATGTATTCGTGGGACGGATGGCTTCTGGACCCCGGCCGCGGCGGAGGGGCGGTCCCGGACCTCCACATCCACGACATCGACTATATCGCGTGGCTCCTTGGGCGTCCCAAATCGGTCGTGGCCCGAGGAAGACGCTCAGCGAATGGGTGCTGGAACCATGTGTTTACCACACTGGATTACGGAGGCGGCGTCGCAGCGTTCGCTGAGGCAACCTTCCTCGTCCCGCCGAGCTTCCCGTTCACAATGATGCTCCGGGCCGTCTGCGAGAGCGGGACGGCGGAGTTCATGTCGAGGTCAGGCGTCAACATCGAAGCCCGTGAAGGGTCCGCAAAGACGCTTACGGTGTACCGCAAGGACGGCACGGTGCTCCGTCCGGACGTGGCGCGGCAAGACGCATATGAAGCGGAACTCGCGTACTTCCTCCGGTGCATCGAGGATGGCAGACGACCAGAGACAACAACCCCGGCGGATGCAAGGCTCTCACTAGAGATCGTGCTTGCTGCCATCCGTTCCCTGGAGACTGGTGATGTAGTGGGCATGTAATGCCCCGCAGAGCAGACAGGTGGTTCTCGGACCGTTGCACCTACGCAACACGCGGTACCCTGAAGCTAGGTAGGCTCGAAATGGCCGAAGCTTCAGGGTACCGACAATCAGGTCGCAAAGCTCCTCCCGAGTCCCAAAGGGCACGACGGTCTGCTTGTTCGCCGGCATCCTCTTTCGTCTTCGCAGAACGCTGCTCGCAAGACTCCGGCGGATCAGGCTCCTGGCCCGCACGCAAGCTCTATGACTGATAGTCCCAGCACGGCCACCCCGAGTGCAAGAGCCTTCAGGTTGAATTCACACCGGGGATCGTGAAGACCAGGGGTGAGATCGGCCCCGAGGCCGACGTAGGCCGTCTTGAGTTGAGGCTTGTACTGCCTGTAAGAATGGAAGTCCTCAGCTCCGGGCGTGGTTATTCGATCGATCACCCCGGGCTCGCCTAAGATCTTGGAGATCGCTCTCTTCACCGCTGCCACGGTTCCCGGGTCGTAGGCAGCCCCAGGGGTATGTTTGACTGATACCTTCTCCGCCACGGCTCCGCTAGCCGAGGCCGCGTGCAGCACAGCGCTGTCTACCCTCTTTAGCAGCTCGAACGCTACACCGTCATGCTCGGCCCTTATGTTTACGACCATCGTCCCAGACTCCGGGATTATCCCCGCCGGGCCGAGTCCTGCCTCGAGACTCACGACGTTTACGGTGGCGCACAGCAGCGGGTCTGGCTTGACGCTGTTGACCGCGAGGACCGACGCCGCGACAGCATCTGCCGCGTTCACGCCGAGGTGTGGTCTCCCGCTGTGAGCGGCCTTGCCCGTCACCTTGTATCGAACGGTAAGGCTTGCCGAGTGCTGGAGGCATGGGGTTGCCTTGCCCAAGGGGCACTCACTCGCGGGCCGCAGGTGTATCCCCAGCAACACCGCCACGTCGTCCACCGCGCCGGCCTCAGCCATCCTTCTGGCCCCCAGCCCCGTCTCCTCGGCGGGCTGGAATATAAGTTTCAGGTGTTCCCGGGCTTGCGGATAGCACCTGGCAAGGATTTCGCCCGCCCACAGAACCATCGTCGAGTGCGCGTCGTGGCCACACGAGTGGATGAAAACCTTCTTGCCGTCGACTTCGTGTTCCAGCGCATCCATGTCAGCCCGCAAAGCGACTACGGGCTCCGTGAGTCGGCCCAGTGTAGCTACGATACCGGTTTCCGCGACGCCAGACTCCACCCGGAAGCCGGCAGCGACAAGCCTGTCGGCTATGTACGCGGAAGTCTTGTGCTCCTCGAACGGCCCTTCGGGCATGGAGTGGAGGGTTCGATACGTTTTCACGATCTCGTTTTCGCATGCCCGGATCTCCTCGAGGATCCTGCTTTCGTCCATCATTAGTCCTTCCCCTCGCACGTCGCTTCCCCCACATCCCCCACTGGAAGCCCGCATTCGAGGCAGCCCCTTGCCATGTTCGACAGCACCGCACCGTCCACGACGCGGCCGGACCTCCGAAGCGCGATCATCAAGGCCCCTATCACCGCCGGAAAGCGTGGGCTCACTATCCTCGCCGACGGAGCTGCCCGGAGTAGCTCAGACCTAAAGGGACCGACCACGAGTTGGCCTGCCTTGAAGACGCTCCCGCAGGGCGCCACGTCGAATTCCTCGTCTTCCAATCCAAGCGCCTTCACCACGGCAACGGCAGATAGGCCGAGTTCCCTCCCAGCAGTCTGGAGGATGTCCACCGACGCAGCGTCACCTTCACATGCTGCCGCGACCACAAGCGGCGCGAAAGACGCGATGTCCTTCGCCTTCGTCTCAGAGCGATACAGCACGCTTCTGAGTCCGTCGAGCGTGTCCAGGCGATAGTGGGCGAGCGCCTTCTCCACGAGGATGGTGTAGTTCCCCCGCCCGTCGTGTGCCCTCGCAACCGCTGTGAGCCCCCTCCTTCCGATGTCGTAGCCGCTGCCCTCGTCCCCTATGAGGTAGCCCCAGCCTCCCGCTCTTGCCCTTCGCCCCTCGCGGTCGATCCCCACCGCAATGCTCCCCGTCCCGGATATGACGACTACTCCCCAGTCTTTCGCGGTGGCGCCGACCAGCGCAGCAACCGCATCGTTTTCGAGCACGATGTCGTCCGCCGGCACAACCTCGCATGCCACCCTCGCGGCGACCGGGCTCCGCCCGTCAAGCCCGACTCCCGCCAACGCGAGACAGGCCGCGCTTAGCCTCGGGCGCCCGATCCCCGCCCGCGAAAAAGCGTCTTCCACCACGTCCCTCAGGGCCTCTCGGAGAGCCTCCTCGCCGCGCGCAAGTGAAAGATGATTTGACGGCCCCCCAACGGAAAAGCCGACGATGAGACCATCCTCATCGCACAGCGCGCACGCGGTTTTCGTGCCCCCGCCATCCAGTCCAAGGAAAAAGCGCATATCTGCAGCCCCCATGCCCACGATTCATTCCGCTTCGGGGTATACCCTCCAAGTGCCAGGTGCGACATCCGCCCGGGTGTGACACCACAGAAGAAGGTGGCACGTTGCGAGCGCGCCGTCCCCGGAGGGTAACACCGGTAGCCTTAGCTAGGACCCGTGCGCCGACTCCGCCGAAAAGTGGCGCGGAGTCTCGGTGATTCACCTAAACGTAGTTCAACCCCGGCACCGGGAGCGGCACGGGGAAGGCCTGCTCCAGGAAACGCCTTGCCGCGGTTCCGCCACGCGGGACAATGCTCTCGAGGTCTTGCGGGGTCATCCCACCGAAAACCAGCCGGGTCAGATGCTGACGGCTCGGTATTTCCACTAGTTCGCCACCCACACGCAGGTTCCAACGCGTTTCCTGACCCTCGGATACGCCAGGGGCCTCCGCGATGAGTACTTCCTTGCCGACCTCCATGCCGGTTCGCTCTTGGATGTATGAGGACAGCTTTGCGAGGAGGGTTCCCGGGTCGGTTATGTAGAGCGTGTGTCCGGGCAGTGTGCATCGCGTTCCGGAAAGCCCGTCCGCGGTCAGGAGGTCGAGCAACTGCCCGTCGTTCGCTGGCACAGTAAACGTGATGACCGAAGGAGAGGTCTCGCCAATGATAGTGCCGATCGTGTCAATCACCGCGTCGCGGACGCCCGCGTACTCGACGATGTGCAGCCTGGTGAGGCCGGCTTGGACAGCCCGCACCCGCGTAATGACGTAAGCCGACACCCGCTCCGGACGCTCTCTGTATGCTACAACGATCCGCTCATCTCCAAGCAGCCGCTTCAATCGGGGGTGTTTCCAGACAAGCTTGTCAAACTGCTCCAGGCTGCGGAAGAACCTCACGGGCTCTCTGCGGTACAGCTCATGCAGGACGGGCAAGTCGCGTTCCTCAAAGGGGCGGCACGATACCTCATCCCGCAATGTCCTTCTCCGCTCACGACTCGTCAGGAACCTGGCCCAATCGTCGCCGGTGAGCTCGAACCGCTCGAAGCACCCTGCCTCGACGCACCCGAGCTGCTTGTAGAGACCTCGGTCCCCGGATATCAACGCCACGGGAATCCCTGCTGCCCGGAGCCGCCCAAACACGTCAGAGACCAGCCTCCGCGCTAGCCCATGACCTTGGTACTCGGGCCGCGTGCATACCGACCCTATTGACCCGACTGGCAGTGGATGACCCTCTACCAGGATCGTCTGGTGGAGGCATCCCACGAGCGAAACAAGCCTTCCGCCCTCAGAAAACACCCGCAGCTGCCCGACGTTATCCGGGGCAAACAGCAGCGGGAACTGGAGCCCCATGCTTGTGCCACCCGGATAGAAGACCTCGGTTGAGAGCTCAACTGCTTGCGCCAACTCCTCGATCATAAGGCTCCGAGGGCCGTCGAGCCTCGGGATGCCGCCTTCCGAAGCCGAAGCGTCTGCCACGGACTCATCACTCCCTCATGTGCACGCAGCGCGTGCACGCAACTTGGCTAGGACATTCTGCAAATCAGCCCAGGCTCCTCCTCGACCGCACCCTCATTCACGCCCGTGCGCGCGGAGGAGCCCGGGTTTAAGGAGCCTGAGCGTGGCGAGCTCGATCGTTTACGCCGTGTCTGAAAGAGCCCGCAAATGTGGACAGGTCGCCAGATCTCAGCAATTCTGTCCTGGTAGCCTTATCGGAAGGCCCAACAAAACGCGACCAGCGCGGCCCTGCTCTTCCCGAAATCCATTAACCGAGGCACGTCTGTGATGCTTGCTCAGAGTCACTCAGAATCGTATTGCCAATGACAGGCGATGCACATCGGGCAACACCTCATGGGTCTGGTACGCGTAGTCGAACGCGAAGGCCCCTGACCTGACCCCAAGGCCAGCAGTTAGGCAGGTTTCACCGTCCCTGAACATCGCGCCACCGCGGAACGTGAGATTATCCAGGACATACTCAGTACCAACCCGGGTTGTTCCGTCACTCTCGTAGTCCGCCGCGACTCGGAAGTTCTTAAGGACATCCGTAGATGCTCCGATAACGAAGCTCCTCTCGAATGCATCGTAGCTTCCATCGGAGTAGCCAACGCCCCCCGCAAGGTTGCGCCCAACCGCTGCAAGCCTTACTTTGTTACCCACGTACAAAGCCCCCACGTCCGCTGTAAGTCCGGACCCGCTGACGTCGGCAAACCGCTGAGAGTACTGCTTCAGGGTCACACCAACCGCAAGCCCCTGAAACCTAGTAGCGCCGGCCAGTAGGATAGCTCCCTCTGACGCGCGAAAGAGCTCAGTGGGATTGCCAAACTCGTCAGTGCCCTGTATATCGCCGGATGAAAGCGCGAGGATGGCCGCTCCGAGGTTGTGCTTTGCATAGCCAATGCCGAAATAGCCCGCAACGCCAGATTGAACGTGATAAGCTGATACGAGGCCTGAAGTACTAAGGTACGCGAGACCGGCCGGGTTGTAGTAGACTGCCGTTGCATCGTCTGCGAGACTTACAAAAGCGTCAGCCATCCCGGCAGCACGGGCTCCAAGCCCTAGCTTGAGAGATGCGCCCGTCCCTTCATAGCCACTGCTCTGGGCCGCCGCATGGACTGTGGAACCCACGACGAGAAGACACGTTAAGAGGATAGCCGGAACCCATCTGGTTTTCATCCTCGCACCCCCAGACCAGTTATGATAAGCACATATCCGCTGCTCGTGGCGAACCGTTGTGGACAAAACGCAGCTTCCACTACGATGGCCGTGCTACGGGCGGATCGCCAGACGCTGCGGCCTCGACGGCGCCTCACCAGGGACCACAACAGTGAACACGTAGACCCCAGGCGCAAGCCGCGCCCCGCTTGACGTAGTCAGATTCCACTCGATGGATCCCTTGCCCGATGCGAGCTCGGCGCTGTATACAAGCCGACCAGCGATGTCATAGATACATAGAGTGCCGGCTTCGGGGATGTCGTACCAAAACGTGACCCGTTCCGATGCCGGGTTCGGACCAACGGTGATCCTTTCATCCAAGGTCACCCAGGGGCCGATTTCACCTAGCGCCTGATTCACGGCGTTCCACTCTTCGCCGCTGATATCCCCATACTTGAAGAGCACGAAGCCATCTGCTCCCGACAGGCGGGCGGCCTTCACAGCCTCAGCCAGGTCCTGAGCTGTGACCTTGCCGTAGGCCTGAACGCCGGCATAGACTCTCGGTTTTCCGTTGCTCTCCGTAATGGCTCCCTGAGTCACGGTCCCCACCCAGGCAGGTGTTTTGCCGTAGTCAACGTGATAGGCCATGGGACAAATGAAATCGTAGAGCTCCGCGTCGCAGTACCGCTGCCCGTAGTGGCACAGCGCAAACGTCTTGGAATCAGCAAGCGCGCCTTCAGGCATGAGGCTTGCCGAGAACGCAGCGTTCGGCTTGACCTCTTTCACAATATTCCGCATGCTTTCTACGGCTGCCCTGATCTCGTCGGCGCGCATGTCAATCCACGCCTTGACGTCGCGATGCTCCGGGTAAGCCTCGTTTTCGTACGCGTCGAATATGTATTGAGGATCGGGGGCCCCCCATGGACCGCTATAAAACGTCTTGCCGAGGGCTTGTCTCACACGCTCGATGTCGATGCCCAGAGCCGCGGCCTTCTCGTAATGGTGGGGGCAGAAACAGTACACCGCGTGTCCATACCGTATGTAGTCCAAATGGATGCCGTCCACATCGTAGTTCTCGAGGACTTCTCGGATCATCGCCTCGGTGTATTCGAGGTGGTCTTGAGAAGCGGGACACACTTTCCCATCGGTCATCTCATAGGGCTTATCCCCTGAATCAGGTTTTCCCCGGTGCCAGGCGCGATCCTCGGGATGCGCATCTGTGTATGCCTTATCCTGGTTGAAGACAAACCATGCGTGGACCTCGATCCCTCTGGGATGGCACGCAGCTATCATCTCCGCAAGCACATCTCTAGAGGGATCAACCATCGGGGCAAGGCCGCTATTATAACCCGCCGTCCCAGCGGTCCCTCTCACCAGCAGAAACACCACGTTCACATGGTTTGCTTCCAGATCCCTCGCTATAGTCTCGGCGCCCACGTCTCGCACAGTGCTTCCCCACAGCCACACCCCTCTGACCCCATATTCCTGATGGCTTCCGGCAGCGGATGCGGTCATGCCTCCACCCAACACCACAGCCAAGAGAACCGCCACGAGGATCACAGAGCCTCTCCGAAGAACCCCTGTCATAGCATAGCACCCTCCCTTTCAGAAGTATGGTGTCGATGAATGTGCGCCACGCGCAATCTTGTGTGGAGGAACCTGGCTTCTACACTACCCTCAGGCTCATGCGTCATCCTGAGGACACGCCTGACTATGTGAACATGACCCCGTCCGGACGACGGCGCATCAGAACCGCATTCCATGCCCTCTTGGGTACAGCCCCGGGATTGCCACCGGAAGCCTGCCCTGGGGGCGTATCTCACCGAACATGACTTCCGCAGCTGCCCGTATTGAGCAATCGCGATAACCGTACGTGACCAGGTAGGTCTCCACCTCGGGATATGCTCGCAAGTCGTATGGGTTTCTGATGGCGAGAGCCACAATGGGTTTACCGGTCTCCATGAGAGCCTTCACCAAAGCTCCCTGAGCCATCTCGTCAGCCGGGGTCTTGCACGACGTTGCCACGATGACCACGTCAGCCTCAAGTGCCGCGTCCACAGCGCGACGGATATCCTCGGCGGCAGGCCGTAGAGGAACGTCCACCTCTCTCGTCCGAGGACAACGGGTTCTGATAGCTTCCCCAAGCACGCTTACCTTGTCCCGAGCGTCTTCTTTTCGGAAGAGCGGCATCGTTGAAGGGTACACGACTGCGTATGCGTTGCTGGTGGACGGGGCTAGAGGCAATATGCCCCGGTGATCTCTGACAACTGTGATGGACGCCCGAGCAACTTCCTGCTCTATGAGCCTGTGCTCCCTGCAGCCAACCATCTCCAGCCCCTTGCCGTACCCGGCCTCGGCCCTCTCGAAATCGCCGAGCCAGGCCGCCTTGGCACGGAGGATCCTGCGCACGGATTCGTCGATCCGCGCCCTCGGGATGGTACCGTCTTCGACGGCCGTTATGAGAGCATCGATTGCCTGTCTCTGAAGAGCCAACGTGTGACACATCAGGACGATGTCGGCGCCAGCGTTCACAGCTGCCACGGCAGCCTGCCCGGGCCCGTAGTTGTCTTTGATCGCCCGCATCTCCAAGCAGTCCGTTATGACGACCCCCTCAAACAGGAGCTTGCGGCGGAGAAGCCCTGTCAGGATGTCCCACGACAGCGTCGCAGGAACACCGCGAGGGGCGCCGAGTGCAGGGTATGCGATGTGGGCAGTCATTATGGCCGGCACTCCGGCCTTGATGGCTGCGGCGAATGGCGCGAGCTCCACTCTTGCCAGGTCTTCGCCGGGGAAATCTATCGTCGGCAGGTCCTCGTGGGTATCGTACCTCGTCCTTCCGTGACCTGGAAAGTGCTTGGCCTCACAGACCACACCCGCGTCTCGGAATCCGCGGATCATCGCCTCCGCGAGCCGCGACACCTCGTCGGGGTCATCCCCGAACGAGCGGACCCCGATTATCGGGTTGTCCGGTTCCGCGTTCACGTCCACAACGGGCGCCGATACAATGTTCATGCCCATAGCGAGAGCCTCGCAGCCCATCGCATATGCCGCTTCATAGGCGTGCCGCGTGCTGCCCGTTGCACCGATAGCCATGGCGCCTGGAAACGTGCAAGCGCCCTCGGTCACCTGCATGACTATACCGCCTTCGCTGTCCCCGTGGACGAATAAAGGCGCAGCGGCTCCTGCGGCACGGGCTGCTCTTTGCAGCTCGGTAGTGAGAGCTCTCATCGACTCCGGGGTCCTTGCGTTTCTTGCAAGGACCGCAACTCCGCCTATGCCGGGATCCCTAAGGAGTCCGGTGACCCCCGGCGGCAGCTCCCCGTGAAAGGGCTCCGGGAAGCCAACCATCATCATCTGGCCGATTTTCTGCTTGAGGTCCATGGAGTCCAGGACCGACTCAATGTTTGTGCAATTGCTTGCGCTCTCCACAGGTCTCAGCTTCCACCTTTCTCACATGTTGAGGCTCAACCCTTTATCGAGCCGATCATAATGCCCTTTTGGAACAAGTTTTGCATCGACAGGTACACGATGACTATCGGCAGAGTTGCAAGAGTCATCCCGGCACACAGCGTCCCCCATTGTGTCACATTCAAGCCCCTGAACATCGTCAGAGCTAGCGGCAGCGTCTTGAGCCTGATGTTGTTGATGATGAGAAGGGGCCAGAAGAAGAGGTTCCATGACCACATTGCCTTGAATATTGCCATGGTGGCCGTGACCGGCTTCGCGAGAGGAAGCATTATGGACATGTATGTACGAAACGCAGAGCAGCCGTCCACTCGTGCCGCATCCTCGAGGTCCTGAGGGATCGTCTGAAAGAACTGCTTGAACATGAAGATGCCGAAACCGCTGGCCAGGAACGGCACGATCATGCCTTGATATGAATCCAGCCACCCTAATCTCCGCACGACCAGGTACAACGGGATGGCGATCACGTAAAACGGAACCATCATAGTTCCCAGGGCAAGGTAGAACAGAAGATTCTTCCCGGGGACCCTCCTTCTGGCTAGGACGTAGCCTGCAAGAGAGTCTATTATCAGCGCCGGCCCTGTGATGAGCACGCTTACGATGAGGCTGTTCCAGAAGAACGTTCCGAGGCTTACGGATTCATCGAAGCTGCGGGAGAAGTTCCATGCCTTCACGTAATTGGCCAACGTGACATCTGTCGGGATCAGCTGGTACGATATGATAACCGAATCAGGAGCAAGTGAAGTCGAGATCATCCAAAGAAACGGTGCCGCCATCACAAGTGCGCCGAGTATCAAGGCTGCATACTTGAGTACTCCCAAGATGTATCCCTGAATTCGTCCGCTGCGTCCTCTAGTCAAAGCATTTCACCTCCGACCTATTACCGGAAAGCTAATACACGATCTCCTCCGCCCGGAAGGCTCGGCGCATCACCCAGCTCAGCAGCAGCAGCCCGAGAAACAACGTAACCGCGAGCGCGCTCGCGTACCCCATATCGAACTCGAAGAACCCCTTTGTGTACAGCAGGTTAATCAGCGTTGTAGTGCTGTAACCTGGCCCGCCGCCCGTCATGACGTACGTTTGTGTAAATACCTGGAAAGAACCGATAACCTCGGTGACCAGGATGAAGAAGGTCGTCGGTTTGAGCAGGGGGATGGTTATGAACCGGATCCTCTGCCACCCCGTTGCGCCGTCGATCGCCGCGGCCTCATGCAATTCTGGCGGGATCCCCTGAAGGCCCGCAAGGAAGATGGTCATGACGTATCCTAATTCCTTCCACACGCTCATTATGCATACGGAAAACATTGCAAGTCTGGAATCTGCAAGCCACCCCTTCGGAGGAAAGCCCAACGCCTTGAGCATCTGGTTTGCGAGGCCGGCCTCGCTTGCGTTGAAGACCAGCGACCACACGATCGAGGCCGCAACCATCGAGGTGACAACGGGCAGGAAGTAAATCGTCCGGAGGAAGTTCTTGCCGAACAAATGCTTCTGGTCTAGCAGAAGCGCAAGAGCAAGACCCAACACCAGGCGTGCAGGCACGGTGCCCAGGCTGTAACGCAGGGTGTTCCAGATTGCGACCCTGAAAACGCTGTCTTTGAACATTTTAATGAAATTAGCGAGCCCGGCAAATTGGGGCTGCCTTAGAGACAAGATGCTGTAGTTGAACAGGCTCAGGTAGAAGCTCCACGCCACTGGTATGAATATGAACACAAGGAAGACCATGTAGGCGGGAGCGATCATGGAGTATGACTCCAGGAGCTCGCCAACTCTGTACACCACTGCCCTAATTCTTCTCTTTCGCCTAGCCATATCATGAGCCACCGTTGTCTGAACGCTGCCACCTGGCGTTGTCGCCGTCTGCTTCACCCGGTATCCCCCGCTTTCTGGGCTACCGCCTCCGCCGGGCCCAAGCCCGGCGGAGGCTCCACACACCAACGGTTATTCGAGCCTATCGAATCTCAGGGCTGTTTCAGTATCTCTTCCAGCTTCTTCTGGAGGTCATCCATGGCCTGTTTTACCGTCTTCTTGCCTTCCATCGCCTCTTGAACCTCTGCGCGTATCGCGCTTGAGAAGCTCGAAGCTTTGGGATGCTTGAAGTAGAAATACCCGCCCACCTCAAGCTGCTTGGCAAACGCCTGCTTGATGGGATCCTTGAAGTACTCGTGACCCACGAGAGACTTCCTCGCCGGTGAGAATCCGGAGAGCTTGCAATACTCAGCCATCCACTTCGGCGAGAGGAAGAACTCGATGAACTTCCACGCGGCTTCTTTGTTTTTGGACTGCTTCGACATAACGAGCACGTCAGCTCCTGCATAAGCCGCGTGCCCTTTCTTGTGCGGCAGCAAGCCGATCCCGAACTTCCCTGCAAGCGCAGGCTCCTTGGAGAAGGTGGCGGCAGTGTCCTCGCCGTCGAAGAAGAGGGCCACCTTGCCTTCGGCGAACATCTTCTGGATCTCTTGCAGGTTTATCGTGGTTATGCCGGGTGGTGTAACCTTGTGCGTTCTGATGAGGTCCACGTAGAACTGCATGGCCTCGATCACAGCAGGATTGTTCGCAGTGGCCACGTTCCGCTCTTCGTCAACGAAGTCGACGCCATTCTGACGCACGAACGGCTGGTACTGGGAAACGTAGCGCCCGGAGGTCCCGAACCCGTACTGATCGATCACCCCGTCGCCGTTGAGGTCGCGTGTCAGCTTTTTGGCATATGTCAAGAACTCTTCCCACGTCCAGCTGGTCGTCGGCTCAGGGACGCCAGCGGCCGCCAAGAGGTCCTTCCGATAGAACATCGCGCGCACAGTGCCAAACCACGGGAGGGCATACAGCTTTCCGTTATACGTGCATCTCTCAATGAACTGCGGGTAAAAGTCGTTTTTCACCGCCTGCGGTATATATGCGTCAAGAGGTTCCAGCGCGCCCGCCGCTGCCAGCACATGCTCGAAGGGATCACCAACGGTGAACACGTCCGCGATGGTGCCCCCTACTATGGC
Proteins encoded in this window:
- a CDS encoding carbohydrate ABC transporter permease, whose product is MTRGRSGRIQGYILGVLKYAALILGALVMAAPFLWMISTSLAPDSVIISYQLIPTDVTLANYVKAWNFSRSFDESVSLGTFFWNSLIVSVLITGPALIIDSLAGYVLARRRVPGKNLLFYLALGTMMVPFYVIAIPLYLVVRRLGWLDSYQGMIVPFLASGFGIFMFKQFFQTIPQDLEDAARVDGCSAFRTYMSIMLPLAKPVTATMAIFKAMWSWNLFFWPLLIINNIRLKTLPLALTMFRGLNVTQWGTLCAGMTLATLPIVIVYLSMQNLFQKGIMIGSIKG
- a CDS encoding sugar ABC transporter permease, whose translation is MVYRVGELLESYSMIAPAYMVFLVFIFIPVAWSFYLSLFNYSILSLRQPQFAGLANFIKMFKDSVFRVAIWNTLRYSLGTVPARLVLGLALALLLDQKHLFGKNFLRTIYFLPVVTSMVAASIVWSLVFNASEAGLANQMLKALGFPPKGWLADSRLAMFSVCIMSVWKELGYVMTIFLAGLQGIPPELHEAAAIDGATGWQRIRFITIPLLKPTTFFILVTEVIGSFQVFTQTYVMTGGGPGYSTTTLINLLYTKGFFEFDMGYASALAVTLFLGLLLLSWVMRRAFRAEEIVY
- a CDS encoding ABC transporter substrate-binding protein → MPRFSRVLKRFALVSVACLAIMLIAVPLASAAKKVTITFWQAGGTPETSALVRQLIDEFEAANPDIQVNFQAIPWAEDPHTKFQAAIVGGTIADVFTVGDPFEHVLAAAGALEPLDAYIPQAVKNDFYPQFIERCTYNGKLYALPWFGTVRAMFYRKDLLAAAGVPEPTTSWTWEEFLTYAKKLTRDLNGDGVIDQYGFGTSGRYVSQYQPFVRQNGVDFVDEERNVATANNPAVIEAMQFYVDLIRTHKVTPPGITTINLQEIQKMFAEGKVALFFDGEDTAATFSKEPALAGKFGIGLLPHKKGHAAYAGADVLVMSKQSKNKEAAWKFIEFFLSPKWMAEYCKLSGFSPARKSLVGHEYFKDPIKQAFAKQLEVGGYFYFKHPKASSFSSAIRAEVQEAMEGKKTVKQAMDDLQKKLEEILKQP